A single Oryctolagus cuniculus chromosome 18, mOryCun1.1, whole genome shotgun sequence DNA region contains:
- the ANKRD11 gene encoding ankyrin repeat domain-containing protein 11 isoform X1, whose amino-acid sequence MPKGGCSRTPQQEDFALRSDMVEKQPGKKDKDKVSLNKTPKLDRSDGAKEVRERATKRKLPFTVGANGEQKDSDTEKQGPERKRIKKEPVTRKAGLLFGMGLSGIRAGYPLSERQQVALLMQMTAEESANSPVDTTPKHPSQSTVCQKGTPTSASKTKDKVNKRNERGETRLHRAAIRGDARRIKELIGEGADVNVKDFAGWTALHEACNRGYYDVAKQLLAAGAEVNTKGLDDDTPLHDAANNGHYKVVKLLLRYGGNPQQSNRKGETPLKVASSPTMVNLLLGKGTYTSSEESSTADSSEEEDAPSFAPSSSVDGNNTDSEFEKGLKHKAKNPEPQKTATPVKDEYEFDEDDEQDRVPPVDDKHLLKKDYRKEAKANSFISIPKMEVKSYTKNSTIAPKKAAHRILSDTSDEEDAGLAVGPGEKLRLAAHAVVPANKTRESSNSKQQKEKNRVKKKRKKETKGKEVRFGKRSDKFCSSESESESSESEEDDGDSAGSSGGLKGSPLVLKDPSLLSSLSASSASSHGSSAAQKHNPSHTDQHAKHWRTDNWKTISSPAWSEVSSLSDSTRTRLTSESDYSSERSSVESLKPARKKQEHRKRPGLPSAPERKSAVPRLDKDGKVVKKHKTRHRHRDRGKGACAVSQELKLRSLAYEYEDCRPKAEKAGLLDSDGPADGKARVLRHERDHFKKEEKLSKMKSEEKEWLFKDDIVKVSKDEKSLKRVRELSRSFREDKERASRAEKEKPAKEEKLRPHKEERKKKAKERPCKAEKKEDRASKDKEKPKRERAPREDCAFDDYCAKGPFLENEDSKFSLSDDQHERWFSDLSDSTFDLRGEDSWDSPGTDYRDMKGDPVAKLILEPVKDDSKERKRDAKAREKPRDLRDAFFRKRDRDYLDKSAEKRKEQAEKHRGLPGYLAEKDKKRRELADGARERKRPEEAHREDGREHGVGEGLEPWERHHPAREREKREGPEKERKEKAKADKYKEKAGDRDRGDRPALDKCPKDKEFDKSVKDKKDTKEKHKDTHGKDKERKASLEQGRERKERPFPGSAPEDLPERKGKERSWYMADIFTDESEDEKEGLGDGLQDREDGREPHPPDRHRKPPADRPHAEKPKDKDPRDKRKDGGKERKEKPLEKGREKREKEAADRARDRRERPAGDAAPDRRSKQKLPDRADRRHCSEDKAKGKHREKVDREHARDRKSARGADSERSLLEKLEEEALHECREDGADRVSEASADSFAERSQDPGLSALLELSFPEPPADDKAKEACGLPERLREKERHRHSSSSSKKSHDRERAKKEKAEKKERSEDRQGCGQGEKELLGADPCGPPYGLGAEAEDALERTMDLLSAEKRDRNDPEREPAKRAEKELKPFGSSALSILKEKKRRERHREKWREERDKHRDRHARDKDNPPGAFKDKARDEGLRPGEARVKEKQDRGDAGKLGAGSEKPPPLPPPPPPRDVGRKDARPREKLLGDGDLMMTSFERMLSQKDLEVEERHKRHKERMKQMEKMRHRSGDPRLKEKAKAADEGRKKGLDLPLKKPLGPEPPCRDRKLKEAAPTPPAAESKLHGGPGAEPKDWLAGPPVKEGLPASPRPDQGRPTGVPTPTSVVSCPSYEEVMHTPRTPSCSAEDYTDLVFDCADSQHSMAVSATSTNACSPSFFDRFSVASSGLPENPSQTPTRPLSTNLYRSVSVDVRRTPEEEFSVGDKLFRQQSVPAASSYNSPVQHLLEDKGPLPAVPTDKFACLSPGYYSPDYGLPSPKAEALHCPPAAVVSVTPSPEGVFSSLQAKSSPSPRGELLAPPIEGSLAPDLGLPLDATEDQQATAAIIPPEPSYLEPLDEGPFSAVITEEPVEWAHPAAEQALSSENPVSWPVGSELLLKSPQRFPESPGHFCPAEPLPTAAPGPLGASETSYPVSPVSYPLPVPEPGLEEAKDHGVETLPVAVATAEEATPCAPPARLGPFFSNCTSLPEAPLAVEPEPPCMTTVAPVEPLGALENTFLDSSQNLPALAQVEPVAWPDAFPTSEDDLDLGPFSLPELPLQAKDVPDVEAEPVEAALGPPEKVPPGAPVAADGGDIPSLPAEEQPAPPPDQPCSRPASEHESSEAPRVELPVEGAVEAGTVADERGPEASDSGSAPAATGQQPLAGKDEETEATDHSAASQCPPDGPTVDSSTQSSTQPKAVDSAGRDEEEAVPAHAPALAENPPGGLQSEATEPEPKPPAEAPRVPKVEEIPQRMTRNRAQMLASQSKQSTPPAEREAPPTPAPRAKARGSEEEDAQSQHPRKRRFQRSSQQLQQLHTSTQQTREVIQQTLAAIVDAIKLDAIEPYHSDRSNPYFEYLQIRKKIEEKRKILCFIPPQAPQCYAEYVTYTGSYLLDGKPLSKLHIPVIAPPPSLAEPLKELFKQQEAVRGKLRLQHSIEREKLIVSCEQEILRVHCRAARTIANQAVPFSACTMLLDSEVYNMPLESQGDENKSVRDRFNARQFISWLQDVDDKYDRMKTCLLMRQQHEAAALNAVQRMEWQLKVQELDPAGHKSLCVNEVPSFYVPMVDVNDDFVLLPA is encoded by the exons GCTGGACAGCGCTGCACGAGGCGTGCAACCGTGGCTACTACGACGTTGCCAAGCAGCTGCTGGCCGCAGGTGCGGAGGTGAACACCAAGGGCCTGGATGACGACACGCCCCTGCACGATGCCGCCAACAACGGCCACTACAAG gtggtgaagctgctgctgcGGTATGGGGGGAATCCCCAGCAGAGCAACCGGAAGGGCGAGACGCCGCTGAAGGTGGCCAGCTCCCCCACCATGGTGAACCTGCTACTGGGCAAAGGCACCTACACCTCCAGCGAGGAGAGCTCCACGG cAGACAGCTCAGAAGAGGAGGATGCCCCGTCCTTCGCGCCGTCCAGCTCGGTGGACGGCAACAACACGGACTCTGAGTTTGAGAAGGGCCTGAAGCACAAGGCCAAGAACCCTGAGCCCCAGAAGACGGCGACGCCCGTCAAGGACGAGTACGAGTTCGACGAGGACGACGAGCAGGACCGGGTCCCCCCCGTGGACGACAAGCACTTGCTGAAGAAGGACTACAGGAAGGAAGCCAAGGCCAACAGCTTCATTTCCATACCCAAGATGGAAGTCAAAAGTTACACTAAGAACAGCACGATCGCACCAAAGAAGGCGGCCCATCGCATCCTGTCGGACACGTCCGACGAGGAGGACGCGGGCCTCGCGGTGGGGCCgggagagaaactgaggctcgcGGCACACGCAGTGGTGCCTGCTAACAAAACACGGGAGTCTTCTAACTCCAagcagcaaaaagaaaagaacagagtgAAAAAGAAgcgaaagaaagaaacaaaaggcaaaGAAGTTCGGTTTGGGAAAAGGAGCGACAAGTTCTGCTCGTCAGAGTCGGAGAGCGAGTCTTCAGAGAGTGAGGAAGACGACGGGGACTCGGCGGGGAGCTCCGGCGGCCTCAAGGGGTCCCCGCTGGTGCTGAAAGACCCCTCGCTGCTCAGCTCGCTGTccgcctcctccgcctcctcccacgGCAGCTCCGCAGCCCAGAAGCATAACCCCAGCCACACAGACCAGCACGCCAAGCACTGGCGCACGGACAACTGGAAAACCATTTCCTCTCCTGCCTGGTCCGAGGTGAGCTCCTTGTCAGACTCCACAAGGACGAGACTGACCAGCGAGTCTGACTACTCCTCGGAGCGCTCCAGCGTGGAGTCGCTGAAGCCCGCGAGGAAGAAGCAGGAGCACAGGAAGCGCCCCGGCCTGCCCAGCGCGCCCGAGAGGAAGAGCGCCGTCCCCAGGCTGGACAAGGACGGCAAGGTCGTCAAGAAACACAAAaccaggcacaggcacagggacaGGGGCAAAGGGGCCTGCGCCGTcagccaggagctgaagctgagAAGCCTAGCCTACGAGTACGAGGACTGCAGGCCCAAGGCCGAGAAGGCGGGGCTCCTGGACAGCGACGGCCCCGCCGACGGCAAAGCCAGGGTGCTGAGGCACGAGCGAGACCACTTTAAGAAGGAAGAgaaactcagcaaaatgaagtcGGAAGAAAAAGAATGGCTCTTTAAAGATGATATAGTGAAGGTCTCCAAAGACGAGAAGTCGCTGAAGAGAGTGAGGGAGCTGAGCAGGTCCTTCCGAGAAGACAAGGAGCGGGCAAGCCGGGCGGAGAAGGAGAAGCCGGCCAAGGAGGAGAAGCTGCGGCCGcacaaggaggagaggaagaagaaggcgAAGGAGCGGCCCTGCAAGGCCGAGAAGAAGGAGGACAGGGCCTCGAAAGACAAGGAGAAGCCCAAGAGGGAGCGAGCCCCGCGCGAAGACTGCGCCTTCGACGACTACTGCGCCAAGGGCCCATTCCTGGAGAACGAGGACAGCAAGTTCAGCCTCTCCGACGACCAGCACGAGAGGTGGTTCTCGGACCTGTCCGACTCCACCTTCGACTTGAGAGGGGAGGACAGCTGGGACTCTCCGGGGACGGACTACAGGGACATGAAGGGGGACCCCGTGGCCAAGCTGATCCTGGAGCCCGTGAAGGACGACAGCAAGGAGAGGAAGCGGGACGCCAAGGCCCGCGAGAAGCCCCGCGACCTGAGGGACGCCTTCTTCCGGAAGAGAGACCGGGACTATCTGGACAAGAGCGCCGAGAAGAGGAAAGAGCAGGCCGAGAAGCACAGGGGGCTCCCCGGCTACCTTGCGGAGAAGGACAAGAAGAGGAGGGAGCTTGCAGACGGGGCCCGGGAGCGGAAGCGGCCCGAGGAGGCGCACCGAGAGGACGGGAGGGAGCACGGCGTCGGCGagggcctggagccctgggagaGGCACCATCCCGCCCGCGAGCGGGAGAAGAGGGAGGGCCccgagaaggagaggaaggagaaggcgaAGGCCGACAAGTACAAGGAGAAGGCCGGCGACAGAGACAGGGGCGACAGGCCGGCCCTGGACAAGTGTCCCAAGGACAAGGAGTTCGACAAGAGTGTCAAAGACAAGAAAGACACCAAGGAGAAGCACAAGGACACGCACGGCAAAGACAAGGAGAGGAAGGCGTCCCTGGAGCAGGGGCGGGAGCGGAAGGAGAGGCCGTTCCCCGGCTCGGCCCCCGAAGACCTGCCCGAGCGGAAGggcaaggagaggagctggtacaTGGCCGACATCTTCACGGACGAGAGCGAGGACGAGAAGGAGGGCCTTGGGGACGGGCTCCAGGACCGCGAGGACGGCCGGGAGCCGCACCCCCCAGACAGACACAGGAAGCCCCCCGCAGACAGGCCGCACGCCGAGAAGCCCAAAGACAAGGACCCCAGGGACAAGAGGAAGGACGGCGGCAAGGAGCGGAAGGAGAAGCCCCtggagaaaggcagggagaagcGGGAGAAGGAGGCCGCGGACAGGGCCAGGGACCGGCGCGAGCGGCCCGCTGGCGACGCCGCCCCGGATAGGAGGAGCAAGCAGAAGCTGCCCGACAGGGCGGACAGGAGGCACTGCTCCGAAGACAAGGCCAAAGGCAAGCACCGGGAAAAGGTGGACAGGGAGCACGCCAGGGACCGGAAGTCGGCCCGGGGCGCGGACTCCGAGCGCAGCCTGCTGGAGAAGCTGGAGGAGGAGGCCCTGCACGAGTGCCGCGAGGACGGCGCTGACCGCGTGAGCGAGGCCTCGGCCGACAGCTTCGCCGAGCGCAGCCAGGACCCCGGCCTGAGCGCCCTCCTCGAGCTGTCCTTCCCGGAGCCGCCGGCCGACGACAAGGCCAAGGAGGCCTGCGGCCTGCCCGAGCGGCTGAGGGAGAAGGAGCGGCACAGGCACTCCTCGTCCTCGTCCAAGAAGAGCCACGACCGCGAGCGAGCCAAGAAGGAGAAGGCCGAGAAGAAGGAGCGCAGCGAGGACCGGCAGGGCTGCGGCCAGGGCGAGAAGGAGCTGCTGGGCGCCGACCCCTGCGGCCCTCCCTACGGCCTGGGCGCCGAGGCGGAGGACGCGCTGGAGCGGACCATGGACTTGCTCTCCGccgagaagagagacagaaacgaCCCCGAGCGCGAGCCTGCCAAGAGGGCCGAGAAAGAGCTCAAGCCGTTCGGGTCCAGCGCCCTCAGCATcttgaaggagaagaagaggagagagagacacagggagaagtgGCGCGAGGAGAGGGACAAGCACAGGGACCGCCACGCCAGGGACAAGGACAACCCCCCGGGCGCCTTCAAGGACAAGGCCAGGGACGAGGGCCTGAGGCCGGGTGAGGCCCGAGTGAAGGAGAAGCAGGACCGGGGCGACGCGGGGAAGCTGGGCGCCGGGAGCGAGAAGCCGCCGCCcctgccgccgcccccgccgccccgggaCGTGGGCAGGAAGGACGCCCGGCCACGCGAGAAGCTGCTGGGGGATGGCGACCTCATGATGACGAGCTTCGAGAGGATGCTGTCCCAGAAGGACCTGGAGGTGGAGGAGCGGCACAAGCGGCACAAGGAGCGCATGAAGCAGATGGAGAAGATGCGGCACCGCTCGGGGGACCCCAGGCTCAAGGAGAAGGCCAAGGCCGCCGACGAGGGGCGCAAGAAGGGCCTCGACCTCCCCCTGAAGAAGCCGCTGGGCCCCGAGCCCCCCTGCAGAGACCGGAAGCTCAAGGAGGCGGCGCCCACTCCACCCGCCGCCGAGAGCAAGCTGCACGGGGGGCCGGGCGCCGAACCCAAAGACTGGCTCGCCGGGCCTCCCGTGAAGGAGGGGCTGCCCGCCTCCCCCAGGCCCGACCAGGGCCGGCCGACCGGGGTGCCCACGCCCACCTCGGTGGTGTCCTGCCCCAGCTACGAGGAGGTGATGCACACGCCCAGGACCCCGTCCTGCTCGGCCGAGGACTACACCGACCTGGTGTTCGACTGCGCCGACTCCCAGCACTCGATGGCCGTCTCCGCCACCTCCACAAACGCCTGCTCCCCCTCGTTTTTTGACAGATTCTCCGTAGCCTCGAGTGGGCTCCCGGAAAACCCGAGCCAGACTCCCACGAGGCCTCTCTCCACAAACCTGTATCGCTCCGTGTCCGTGGACGTCAGGAGGACCCCCGAGGAGGAGTTCAGTGTTGGGGACAAGCTGTTCCGGCAGCAGAGTGTCCCCGCGGCCTCCAGCTACAACTCCCCAGTGCAGCACCTGCTGGAAGACAAGGGGCCCCTGCCGGCTGTCCCCACGGACAAGTTTGCCTGCCTGTCCCCAGGCTACTACTCCCCGGACTATGGCCTCCCCTCGCCCAAGGCCGAGGCCTTGCACTGCCCTCCTGCAGCCGTGGTCAGCGTCACCCCCTCCCCTGAGGGCGTCTTCTCCAGTTTACAGGCCAAATCCTCCCCTTCTCCCAGAGGCGAACTGCTGGCCCCTCCTATCGAAGGGTCTCTGGCTCCCGACCTGGGCCTTCCTCTGGATGCCACCGAGGACCAGCAAGCCACCGCCGCCATCATCCCCCCAGAGCCCAGCTACCTGGAGCCCCTGGACGAGGGCCCGTTCAGTGCCGTCATCACCGAGGAGCCTGTTGAGTGGGCCCACCCTGCGGCTGAGCAGGCCCTGTCCTCCGAAAACCCCGTCAGCTGGCCTGTGGGCTCGGAACTGCTGCTGAAGTCACCTCAGAGGTTCCCAGAGTCCCCGGGGCATTTCTGCCCTGCAGagcccctccccactgctgccccTGGACCCTTGGGTGCCTCCGAAACCTCGTACCCCGTCTCTCCTGTTTCCTACCCTTTGCCAGTTCCCGAGCCGGGGCTGGAGGAAGCCAAAGACCATGGGGTGGAGACACTGCCGGTCGCTGTCGCCACAGCCGAGGAGGCCACGCCCTGTGCACCGCCCGCGAGGCTGGGGCCCTTCTTCAGCAACTGCACCTCACTTCCGGAAGCGCCCCTGGCCGTGGAGCCCGAGCCTCCGTGTATGACCACCGTGGCTCCGGTGGAGCCTCTGGGAGCCTTGGAAAACACTTTCCTGGACAGCAGCCAGAACCTGCCTGCCCTCGCCCAGGTGGAGCCGGTGGCCTGGCCGGACGCCTTCCCCACCTCTGAGGACGACCTAGACCTAGGCCCCTTCTCGCTGCCAGAGCTCCCTCTGCAGGCCAAGGACGTCCCCGATGTCGAGGCCGAGCCCGTAGAAGCGGCTCTCGGTCCGCCAGAGAAGGTTCCTCCTGGGGCCCCTGTGGCCGCGGATGGTGGGGACATCCCCTCCTTGCCTGCCGAGGAGCAGCCGGCGCCGCCCCCGGACCAGCCCTGCAGCCGGCCGGCCAGCGAGCACGAGAGCTCCGAGGCGCCGAGGGTGGAGCTGCCTGTAGAAGGCGCGGTGGAAGCAGGGACCGTGGCAGACGAGAGGGGCCCCGAGGCATCGGACTCCGGCTCGGCGCCTGCGGCCACTGGACAACAACCCCTGGCGGGCAAGGACGAAGAGACCGAGGCCACCGACCACTCTGCCGCCTCTCAGTGCCCACCTGATGGCCCCACCGTGGACAGCTCGACGCAGAGCTCGACGCAGCCGAAGGCCGTGGACAGTGCTGGCCGGGACGAGGAAGAGGCCGTGCCTGCCCACGCCCCAGCCCTGGCCGAGAACCCCCCAGGCGGCCTGCAGTCGGAGGCCACGGAGCCGGAGCCCAAGCCTCCAGCTGAAGCACCCCGAGTCCCCAAGGTGGAGGAGATCCCTCAACGCATGACCAGGAACCGAGCCCAGATGCTGGCCAGTCAGAGCAAGCAGAGCACGCCCCCTGCTGagagggaggccccgcccacccctgcccccagggccaAGGCCCGGGGCTCGGAGGAGGAGGACGCCCAGTCCCAGCACCCCCGAAAGCGCCGCTTCCAGCGCTCTagccagcagctgcagcagctgcacaCGTCCACGCAGCAGACGCGGGAGGTCATCCAGCAGACGCTGGCCGCCATTGTGGACGCCATCAAGCTGGACGCCATCGAGCCCTACCACAGCGACAGGTCCAACCCCTACTTTGAGTACCTGCAGATCAGGAAGAAGATCGAGGAGAAGCGGAAGATCCTGTGCTTCATCCCGCCCCAGGCGCCCCAGTGCTACGCCGAGTACGTCACCTACACTGGCTCCTACCTGCTGGACGGCAAGCCCCTCAGCAAACTGCACATCCCTGTG ATcgcgccccctccctccctggcagAGCCCCTGAAGGAGCTGTTCAAGCAGCAGGAGGCGGTGCGGGGGAAGCTGCGTCTGCAGCACAGCATCGAGCGG GAGAAGCTGATCGTGTCCTGTGAGCAGGAGATCCTGCGGGTGCACTGCCGGGCCGCCAGGACCATCGCCAACCAGGCAGTCCCGTTCAGCGCCTGCACCATGCTGCTGGACTCGGAGGTCTACAACATGCCTCTGGAGAGCCAG GGGGACGAGAACAAGTCGGTGCGGGACCGCTTCAACGCCCGCCAGTTCATCTCCTGGCTGCAGGACGTGGATGACAAGTACGACCGCATGAAG ACGTGCCTGCTGATGCGCCAGCAGCACGAGGCCGCCGCCCTGAACGCCGTGCAGCGGATGGAGTGGCAGCTGAAGGTGCAGGAGCTGGACCCCGCCGGGCACAAGTCCCTGTGTGTGAACGAGGTGCCCTCCTTCTACGTGCCCATGGTCGACGTCAATGACGACTTCGTGCTGCTGCCAGCGTGA